The Saccharomonospora glauca K62 genome has a segment encoding these proteins:
- a CDS encoding TetR/AcrR family transcriptional regulator, with amino-acid sequence MSGDTVAEDTRSRLLATALKLFSEHGVGGTSLQMIADELGVTKAAVYYHFKTKDEITEAVAAPALQELLARMDEAERQRTRGAQIDHALSGFVDLIVQYRSLIALFNSDPGIIRAIDRSLNGVENFAARMRKLLVGPDPDLATALTANVLLAGLALAGGSPEQAHLDDETLRVHLFDIGRRMLGRPKRRGSARAEGSASMGAQGA; translated from the coding sequence ATGAGTGGCGACACCGTTGCCGAGGACACCCGGTCCCGCCTGCTTGCCACGGCGTTGAAGCTGTTCAGCGAGCATGGGGTGGGGGGAACGTCGTTGCAGATGATCGCCGACGAACTCGGCGTGACGAAGGCGGCCGTCTACTACCACTTCAAGACCAAGGACGAGATAACCGAGGCCGTCGCCGCCCCGGCCCTGCAGGAGTTGCTCGCCCGCATGGACGAGGCCGAACGGCAACGCACCCGCGGCGCGCAGATCGATCACGCCCTCAGTGGATTCGTGGACCTCATCGTGCAGTACCGGTCGCTCATCGCGTTGTTCAACAGCGATCCCGGCATCATCCGGGCCATCGACCGCTCGCTCAACGGGGTGGAGAACTTCGCCGCGCGCATGCGGAAGTTGCTCGTGGGACCGGACCCGGACCTAGCCACCGCCCTCACCGCCAACGTTTTGTTGGCCGGGCTCGCGCTGGCCGGGGGCTCGCCGGAGCAGGCGCACCTCGACGACGAGACGCTACGTGTGCACCTGTTCGACATCGGCCGACGCATGCTCGGACGGCCGAAGCGGCGCGGGTCGGCGAGGGCGGAAGGTAGTGCGAGCATGGGCGCGCAGGGGGCGTGA
- a CDS encoding L-aspartate oxidase: MTRPVFDQQSITPWEAEADVVVVGSGVAGLTAALRAAELGLRVLVVTKGRLPEGNTRWAQGGVAVVLDDAENDGDSLAAHMADTLAAGAGLCDVDAVRTVVEGGPAAVEWLLSRGARFDTDSSGRLARTREGGHSAFRVIHAGGDATGAEVQRCLVIAAKGLPVLERHVAVDALTTDSGAVRGVRVLAAADSTPGVVRARAVLVATGGFGQLYRATSNPELATGDGLALALRAGASVADLEFVQFHPTVLYTPGATGRRPLVTEAVRGEGGVLVDAAGERVMAGVHPLGDLAPRDVVSAAITRRLASAPGGVDDHVFLDATSVEGFAERFPTVLAACTEAGIDPTREPIPVVPAAHFACGGVVTDRYGRTEVPGLYAVGEVARTGLHGANRLASNSLLEGLVMGRRAAEAVAADLATDKRVEAEPRPGPTPVAPVVERATLQRLMSRYAAIGRDAEGMAVAGSVLDVSTQDIPLWTVEAVEDAALTLVARALLAAATARTESRGCHVRHDHPERDDRRWTRSQTIRLNPSGQPVLTDPILEDVA, from the coding sequence ATGACGCGGCCAGTTTTCGACCAACAGTCGATAACTCCGTGGGAGGCGGAAGCCGACGTGGTGGTGGTCGGCAGCGGGGTCGCCGGGCTGACGGCGGCCCTGCGAGCCGCCGAACTCGGGCTGCGGGTGCTGGTGGTGACGAAAGGGCGTCTCCCGGAGGGCAACACGCGGTGGGCCCAGGGCGGGGTCGCCGTGGTGCTCGACGACGCCGAGAACGACGGCGACTCGCTCGCCGCGCACATGGCCGACACCCTCGCCGCCGGAGCGGGACTGTGCGACGTCGACGCGGTACGCACCGTGGTCGAGGGAGGACCGGCCGCCGTGGAATGGCTGCTGAGCCGGGGAGCCCGCTTCGACACCGACTCCTCCGGACGGCTCGCGCGCACCCGCGAGGGTGGACACAGTGCCTTCCGGGTGATCCATGCCGGGGGCGACGCCACGGGCGCCGAGGTGCAGCGTTGCCTCGTGATAGCGGCGAAGGGGCTTCCGGTCCTGGAACGACACGTCGCCGTGGATGCCCTCACCACGGACTCCGGCGCGGTGCGCGGGGTGCGGGTCCTGGCCGCGGCGGACTCTACGCCCGGCGTCGTGCGGGCGCGGGCGGTCCTCGTGGCCACGGGCGGGTTCGGGCAGCTCTACCGGGCCACGTCGAACCCCGAACTCGCCACCGGGGACGGGCTGGCCCTGGCATTGCGGGCGGGGGCGAGCGTCGCCGATCTCGAATTCGTGCAGTTCCATCCCACCGTGCTCTACACGCCCGGAGCCACGGGGCGACGTCCGCTGGTGACGGAAGCGGTGCGCGGGGAGGGCGGTGTACTGGTGGACGCCGCCGGGGAGCGCGTGATGGCGGGCGTGCACCCGTTGGGCGATCTCGCCCCGCGCGACGTGGTGTCGGCCGCGATCACGCGCAGGCTCGCCTCGGCCCCCGGTGGGGTCGACGACCACGTCTTCCTCGATGCCACGTCGGTCGAGGGGTTCGCCGAACGGTTCCCCACGGTGCTGGCCGCGTGCACAGAGGCCGGTATCGACCCCACCCGTGAGCCGATCCCGGTCGTTCCCGCCGCGCACTTCGCGTGCGGTGGTGTGGTCACCGACCGGTACGGACGGACGGAGGTCCCCGGTCTTTACGCGGTGGGCGAGGTGGCACGCACCGGTCTGCACGGGGCCAACCGGTTGGCCTCGAACAGCCTGTTGGAAGGTCTCGTGATGGGACGCCGCGCGGCCGAGGCTGTGGCGGCGGATCTGGCGACGGACAAGCGGGTCGAGGCCGAGCCGCGGCCGGGCCCGACACCGGTGGCTCCCGTCGTCGAGCGGGCGACGTTGCAGCGGCTCATGAGCCGGTACGCGGCCATCGGACGGGATGCCGAAGGCATGGCGGTGGCGGGGTCGGTCCTCGACGTCTCGACGCAGGACATTCCGTTGTGGACGGTCGAGGCGGTGGAGGACGCGGCGCTCACGCTCGTCGCGCGCGCACTGCTCGCGGCGGCCACCGCGCGCACGGAATCGCGGGGCTGCCACGTGCGGCACGACCACCCCGAACGCGACGACCGGCGCTGGACGCGCAGCCAGACCATCCGGCTGAACCCGTCCGGACAACCCGTGTTGACCGATCCGATCCTGGAGGACGTGGCGTGA
- a CDS encoding MMPL family transporter has translation MATFLARLGRASFRRRRLVTSLWVLLLVVFGVGAFTLSGQTTNSVTIPGTEAQQTIDRLEEKFPEAGVGKGTVNVAVAPPEGEQLDPKVIAGLVRDLSEAPNVATAVDPFQAKSIAPDGSLALIQVVYQVSSTEVTDADREALEATAEATRAAGWTVEFGGDAMQGIPVTQPTEGVGVIIAAIVLIVTFGSLIAAGLPLFTALIGVGIGMAGITALSGFVDLNANTPVLALMIGLAVGIDYALFIVSRHRTELENGASPEDAAATAVGTAGSAVVFAGLTVIIALAGLTVVGIPILGQMGLAASATVAVAVLIAVTLLPAVLGFAGTKVLGGRIPGLRRAGKSGPTMGERWASFLARRRIVALLATVVGLGVLAVPASDMRLGLPTDATEPPDSTQHKAYDLISESFGPGLNGPLVVVLDVESDPRGTAQTAMQRIGALDDVAMVTPPQFNREHDTALLTVIPKSGPESQETEDLVSDIRDLRDELRADTGASMSVTGATAMNIDISQRMSDALLPYLALVVGLAFILLMIVFRSLLVPLSATLGFLGSVGATFGAVVAVFQWGWLGDLLGVDATGPVMSVLPILLIGVLFGLAMDYQMFLVTRMREEYVHGSTPNQAMITGFKHGSRVVVAAALIMTSVFAGFVLAESILIQSIGFALAVGVAVDAFVVRMTLVPALMSLLGRSAWWLPRWLNRILPNVDVEGEKLTRGTDGGSGDERELKPSR, from the coding sequence TTGGCCACATTCCTTGCCAGACTCGGCCGCGCGTCCTTCCGGCGACGCCGCCTGGTCACCAGCCTGTGGGTGCTGCTACTCGTGGTCTTCGGGGTCGGCGCCTTCACGCTGTCCGGACAGACCACCAACTCCGTGACCATTCCCGGCACGGAAGCACAGCAGACCATCGACCGCCTGGAGGAGAAGTTCCCCGAGGCCGGGGTCGGCAAAGGCACGGTGAACGTCGCCGTGGCCCCGCCCGAGGGTGAGCAGCTCGACCCGAAGGTGATCGCCGGACTCGTTCGGGACCTGAGCGAGGCGCCGAACGTCGCCACCGCCGTCGACCCGTTCCAAGCGAAGTCGATCGCACCCGATGGGTCGCTCGCCCTGATCCAGGTCGTCTACCAGGTGTCCTCGACGGAGGTGACCGACGCCGACCGCGAGGCGTTGGAAGCCACCGCCGAGGCGACCCGTGCGGCGGGCTGGACGGTGGAGTTCGGCGGGGACGCCATGCAGGGCATCCCGGTCACCCAGCCCACCGAGGGCGTCGGCGTGATCATCGCCGCCATCGTGCTCATCGTGACGTTCGGATCACTGATCGCGGCCGGACTTCCGCTCTTCACGGCGCTGATCGGCGTCGGTATCGGCATGGCGGGCATCACCGCGTTGTCGGGATTCGTCGACCTCAACGCCAACACCCCGGTGCTCGCACTGATGATCGGCTTGGCCGTCGGCATCGACTACGCGCTGTTCATCGTGTCGCGCCACCGCACCGAGCTGGAGAACGGCGCGAGCCCCGAGGACGCCGCGGCCACGGCCGTCGGGACGGCGGGCTCGGCGGTCGTGTTCGCCGGTCTGACCGTTATCATCGCGCTGGCCGGGCTCACCGTGGTGGGCATTCCCATCCTCGGCCAGATGGGCTTGGCGGCCTCGGCGACCGTCGCCGTCGCCGTGCTCATCGCCGTCACACTGCTGCCCGCCGTCCTCGGCTTCGCGGGCACCAAGGTGCTCGGCGGCCGCATCCCCGGCCTGCGCCGCGCGGGCAAGTCGGGCCCGACGATGGGCGAGCGGTGGGCTTCCTTCCTCGCCCGCCGCCGCATCGTGGCGCTGCTCGCGACCGTGGTCGGTCTCGGGGTCCTGGCCGTCCCCGCCTCGGACATGCGGCTCGGGCTGCCCACCGACGCCACCGAACCGCCCGACTCGACGCAGCACAAGGCCTACGACCTGATCAGCGAAAGTTTCGGCCCCGGCCTGAACGGCCCGCTGGTCGTTGTGCTCGACGTGGAGTCGGACCCCCGGGGCACGGCGCAGACCGCGATGCAGCGCATCGGTGCGCTCGACGACGTCGCCATGGTCACGCCGCCGCAGTTCAACCGGGAACACGACACGGCGTTGCTCACGGTGATCCCCAAGAGCGGTCCGGAGTCCCAGGAGACGGAGGACCTCGTCTCCGACATCCGCGACCTCCGCGACGAGCTGCGGGCCGACACCGGCGCCTCCATGTCGGTCACCGGGGCCACGGCCATGAACATCGACATCTCGCAGCGGATGTCCGACGCCCTGCTGCCCTACCTGGCCCTGGTCGTCGGGCTGGCCTTCATCCTGCTGATGATCGTGTTCCGATCGCTGCTCGTGCCGCTGTCGGCGACGCTGGGATTCCTCGGCTCCGTCGGCGCCACGTTCGGCGCGGTGGTGGCCGTGTTCCAGTGGGGCTGGCTCGGCGACCTGCTCGGCGTCGACGCCACCGGGCCGGTCATGAGCGTGTTGCCGATCCTGCTGATCGGCGTGCTGTTCGGGCTCGCGATGGACTACCAGATGTTCCTGGTGACGCGCATGCGCGAGGAGTACGTCCACGGCAGCACGCCGAACCAAGCCATGATCACCGGTTTCAAGCACGGCTCACGTGTGGTCGTGGCCGCCGCGCTCATCATGACCAGCGTGTTCGCCGGCTTCGTCCTCGCCGAGTCGATCCTGATCCAGTCGATCGGGTTCGCGCTCGCGGTCGGGGTGGCCGTGGACGCCTTCGTGGTACGAATGACCCTGGTGCCCGCGCTGATGTCGTTGCTCGGCCGCAGCGCGTGGTGGCTGCCGCGCTGGCTGAACCGCATCCTGCCCAACGTTGACGTGGAGGGCGAGAAACTCACCCGAGGCACGGACGGCGGCAGCGGCGACGAACGCGAGCTGAAACCGAGCCGCTAG
- the nadC gene encoding carboxylating nicotinate-nucleotide diphosphorylase, translating to MSEPEAAEVRRVVTTALEEDLRYGPDVTTEATVPANATAVAELTPRSPGVLAGGEVAVAVFDAVLGDDYEVVSRCPDGSRLSRGEPALVVRGPVRGLLTAERTALNLLCHLSGIATVTAEWVAAVAGTGCAIRDSRKTLPGLRVLEKYAVRCGGGVNHRMGLGDAVLIKDNHVVAAGSVTEALRLARERAGELPCEVEVDDLEQLVEALEAGADEVLLDNLSPRDCGRAVELRAELSPKTRLEASGGLTLAVARDYAETGVDYLAVGALTHSAPALDIGMDLRAA from the coding sequence GTGAGCGAACCGGAGGCCGCCGAGGTACGGCGCGTCGTCACCACGGCGCTGGAGGAGGACCTGCGATACGGGCCCGATGTCACCACCGAGGCGACGGTGCCCGCGAACGCGACGGCCGTCGCCGAGCTGACGCCGCGGTCGCCGGGAGTGCTGGCGGGCGGCGAGGTGGCCGTGGCGGTCTTCGACGCCGTCCTCGGCGACGACTACGAGGTGGTGTCCCGGTGTCCGGACGGCAGCAGGCTCTCCCGAGGCGAACCCGCGCTCGTGGTCCGGGGTCCGGTGCGTGGCCTGCTGACGGCCGAACGCACGGCGCTGAATCTGCTGTGTCACCTCTCCGGGATCGCGACGGTGACGGCGGAGTGGGTGGCGGCTGTGGCGGGCACGGGCTGCGCCATCAGGGATTCCCGCAAGACGTTGCCGGGACTACGGGTGCTGGAGAAGTACGCCGTCCGCTGCGGAGGCGGCGTCAACCACCGCATGGGGCTCGGCGACGCGGTGCTGATCAAGGACAACCACGTCGTCGCGGCCGGATCGGTGACCGAGGCTCTGCGGCTCGCCAGGGAACGGGCCGGGGAGCTGCCCTGCGAGGTTGAGGTCGACGACCTGGAGCAGCTGGTCGAGGCACTGGAGGCCGGCGCCGACGAGGTGCTGCTCGACAATCTGTCCCCGCGTGACTGCGGGAGGGCGGTGGAGTTGCGTGCCGAGCTGTCGCCGAAGACGCGCTTGGAGGCCTCCGGCGGACTGACCCTGGCGGTGGCACGCGACTACGCGGAGACGGGCGTGGACTACCTCGCCGTGGGGGCGCTCACGCACTCGGCCCCGGCTCTCGACATCGGCATGGACCTGCGCGCCGCCTGA
- a CDS encoding carbon-nitrogen hydrolase family protein, which yields MLRVGLCQVTSGVDPSENLRMVREWTASAAARGARVVVFPEAMLARFGVRLTSVAEPLDGPWARGVREIADEFGVLVVAGMFTPDGERVRNTLLITGCGHHLGYDKIHLYDAFGFRESDTVAPGDEPVTVTVDDVTLGFATCYDVRFPELFRTLAEAGADAVVVPASWGAGEGKREQWELLVRARALDSGSWVLACDQADPAATGVGVHPKAPTGIGFSTVADPFGRVHGQLDAAPELLVVDIDPARAEASRAATAVLANRRPKLVEPR from the coding sequence GTGCTCCGAGTGGGCTTGTGCCAGGTCACATCCGGTGTCGATCCGAGCGAGAATCTTCGGATGGTGCGCGAGTGGACCGCCTCGGCCGCCGCTCGCGGGGCACGAGTCGTCGTGTTCCCGGAGGCCATGCTGGCGCGTTTCGGGGTGCGGCTGACGTCGGTGGCCGAACCCCTCGACGGCCCCTGGGCTCGCGGGGTGAGGGAGATCGCCGACGAGTTCGGCGTCCTGGTGGTCGCGGGCATGTTCACCCCCGACGGCGAGCGGGTGCGCAACACCCTGCTCATCACCGGGTGCGGCCACCACCTCGGCTACGACAAGATCCACCTGTACGACGCGTTCGGCTTCCGTGAGTCCGACACCGTGGCGCCGGGTGACGAGCCGGTGACCGTCACGGTCGACGACGTGACCCTCGGATTCGCGACCTGCTACGACGTGCGGTTCCCCGAACTGTTCCGGACGCTGGCCGAGGCGGGTGCCGACGCCGTCGTGGTGCCCGCCTCGTGGGGAGCCGGTGAGGGCAAGCGGGAGCAGTGGGAGCTGTTGGTCCGGGCTCGGGCCCTCGACTCGGGCTCCTGGGTGCTCGCCTGTGATCAGGCCGACCCGGCCGCGACGGGCGTCGGCGTACACCCGAAGGCGCCGACCGGTATCGGCTTCTCCACCGTGGCCGACCCGTTCGGCCGGGTCCACGGTCAGCTCGACGCCGCTCCCGAACTGCTGGTGGTCGACATCGACCCCGCGCGGGCCGAGGCGTCCCGCGCGGCCACCGCCGTGCTGGCGAACCGAAGGCCGAAACTCGTCGAACCGCGGTGA
- the hisB gene encoding imidazoleglycerol-phosphate dehydratase HisB, whose protein sequence is MSRVGKVERTTKESSIRVEVDLDGSGRVEVSTGVPFYDHMLHSFGVHGSLDLKIEAQGDVHIDAHHTVEDTAIVLGRAIREALGDKKGIRRFGDAWIPMDETLAHAAIDVSGRPYCVHVGEPEQFNAFTIGGNYPFVLNRHVFDSLAFHAQIALHVRVVHGRDPHHIAEAEYKAVARALRAATEPDPRAGGIPSTKGVL, encoded by the coding sequence GTGAGTCGGGTCGGCAAGGTGGAACGCACCACCAAGGAATCGTCCATCCGGGTTGAGGTCGACCTCGACGGCAGCGGCCGGGTGGAGGTGTCCACCGGGGTCCCGTTCTACGACCACATGCTGCACTCCTTCGGCGTGCACGGCAGCCTCGACTTGAAGATCGAGGCCCAAGGTGACGTCCACATCGACGCCCACCACACGGTGGAGGACACCGCCATCGTGCTCGGCCGGGCGATCCGGGAGGCGCTGGGGGACAAGAAGGGCATCCGCCGTTTCGGCGACGCCTGGATCCCGATGGACGAAACGCTCGCGCACGCCGCCATCGACGTGTCGGGCCGTCCGTACTGCGTGCACGTCGGTGAGCCCGAGCAGTTCAACGCCTTCACCATCGGTGGCAACTATCCGTTCGTGCTCAACCGGCACGTGTTCGACTCGCTGGCGTTCCACGCGCAAATCGCGTTGCACGTGCGTGTCGTCCACGGACGCGACCCGCACCACATCGCGGAGGCGGAGTACAAAGCCGTCGCACGGGCGTTGCGGGCGGCGACGGAGCCGGACCCGAGGGCGGGTGGCATCCCGTCCACGAAGGGAGTGCTCTAG
- the hisD gene encoding histidinol dehydrogenase: MLNRTDLRGRVPSPAQLRALLPRAEMDVDAVLHQVRPVVDAVRERGVDAVLEYAERFDKVRPERVRVPRSECDRALAELDPEVREALEESIARARAVHADQRRRDVTTRVAPGGTVTERWVPVRRVGLYAPGGLAVYPSSVVMNVVPAQTAGVESLVLCSPPQADFGGLPHPTTLAAAALLGVDEVWAVGGAQAVALLAYGGTDTDGAELEPVDLVTGPGNIYLTAAKRMLRGLIGIDSEAGPTEIAILADDTADPVHVAADLISQAEHDTLAASVLVTTSERLADAVDEQLAERVAATKHRERVEQALRGTQSGTVLVSTLEEGLKVVDAYAAEHLEIQTENAREVAARVRNAGAVFVGPYAPVSLGDYCAGSNHVLPTGGFARHSSGLSVQSFLRGIHVVDYDEQALREVADKVVTLANAEDLPAHGEAVTARLSKDV; this comes from the coding sequence ATGTTGAACCGCACCGACCTGCGAGGTCGCGTCCCGTCCCCGGCCCAACTGCGCGCCCTGCTCCCGCGCGCCGAGATGGACGTGGACGCGGTGCTGCATCAGGTGCGGCCGGTGGTGGACGCGGTGCGCGAGCGCGGAGTCGACGCCGTCCTGGAGTACGCCGAGCGCTTCGACAAGGTACGGCCCGAGCGGGTCCGGGTGCCCCGCTCCGAGTGCGACCGCGCGCTCGCGGAATTGGACCCCGAGGTGCGCGAGGCGCTGGAGGAGTCGATCGCCAGGGCCCGTGCCGTGCACGCCGATCAACGCCGCCGGGACGTCACCACGCGGGTCGCTCCGGGGGGCACGGTCACCGAACGCTGGGTGCCGGTGCGCCGCGTCGGTCTGTACGCGCCGGGTGGGCTCGCCGTGTACCCGTCGAGCGTGGTGATGAACGTCGTGCCCGCGCAGACGGCGGGCGTGGAGTCGTTGGTGCTGTGCTCCCCGCCGCAGGCCGACTTCGGTGGCCTGCCGCACCCGACGACCCTCGCGGCGGCCGCGTTGCTGGGAGTCGACGAGGTGTGGGCCGTCGGGGGCGCACAGGCCGTGGCCCTGCTGGCCTACGGCGGCACCGACACCGACGGTGCGGAACTGGAGCCGGTCGATTTGGTGACCGGTCCCGGCAACATCTACCTGACCGCCGCCAAGCGGATGCTGCGCGGCCTCATCGGCATCGACTCCGAGGCCGGGCCCACCGAGATCGCGATCCTCGCCGACGACACCGCCGACCCCGTGCACGTGGCCGCGGACCTCATCAGCCAGGCCGAGCACGACACGCTGGCCGCGAGCGTGCTCGTCACCACGTCGGAGCGGCTCGCGGACGCGGTGGACGAGCAGCTCGCCGAACGGGTCGCCGCCACGAAACACAGGGAGCGGGTGGAGCAGGCCTTGCGAGGCACGCAGTCCGGCACCGTGCTGGTGTCCACACTGGAGGAAGGCCTGAAGGTTGTGGACGCCTACGCCGCCGAACACCTGGAGATCCAGACCGAGAACGCGCGCGAGGTGGCCGCCAGGGTGCGCAACGCGGGCGCCGTGTTCGTCGGCCCCTACGCCCCCGTGTCGCTGGGCGACTACTGCGCCGGGTCCAACCACGTGCTGCCCACGGGCGGTTTCGCGCGCCACTCGTCCGGCCTGTCGGTGCAGAGCTTCCTGCGCGGCATCCACGTCGTCGACTACGACGAGCAGGCGTTGCGCGAGGTGGCCGACAAGGTCGTCACCCTGGCCAACGCGGAGGACCTGCCCGCCCACGGTGAGGCCGTCACCGCCCGACTGTCGAAGGACGTGTGA
- the soxR gene encoding redox-sensitive transcriptional activator SoxR has protein sequence MPKLADHLTIGQVARRSGVPHTALRFYEDRGLIFAERTAGNQRRYPRSVLRRIAFIRAAQRVGLTLEQIGEALATLPRDHAPTKADWARLSRSWQAELDARIDALQRLRDQLTGCVGCGCLSLRTCALNNPDDKIAALGPGAPGLKPKSEGGI, from the coding sequence GTGCCGAAGCTCGCCGACCATCTCACCATCGGGCAGGTCGCCCGACGCAGCGGTGTGCCGCACACCGCTCTCCGGTTCTACGAGGACCGCGGCCTGATCTTCGCCGAGCGGACCGCGGGCAACCAGCGCCGATACCCGCGGTCCGTGCTGCGGAGGATCGCGTTCATCCGGGCGGCCCAGCGCGTCGGCCTGACGTTGGAGCAGATCGGTGAGGCGTTGGCCACCCTGCCCCGCGATCACGCGCCCACGAAGGCCGACTGGGCGAGGTTGTCGCGAAGCTGGCAGGCCGAACTCGACGCCCGCATCGACGCGCTGCAGCGCCTGCGTGATCAACTTACCGGTTGTGTCGGCTGTGGCTGCTTGTCACTGCGCACGTGTGCTCTCAACAACCCGGACGACAAGATCGCGGCCCTCGGGCCGGGCGCGCCGGGTCTGAAGCCGAAGTCCGAGGGCGGCATCTGA
- a CDS encoding histidinol-phosphate transaminase → MSVSKSTDVTLDQLPLRDDLRGKSPYGAPQLDVPVRLNTNENPFPPPAELVDDVAEAVREAARNLHRYPDRDAVALRRDLAAYLSASTGVPLTERHVWAANGSNEILQQLLQAFGGPGRTALGFEPSYSMHSIIAAGTRTDWVPAPRRADFTLDAEKAAALVAERAPDVVFITSPNNPTGGSIPLADLETVLRAAPGLVVVDEAYAEFSSQPSAVRLIDDYPTKLVVSRTMSKAFAFAGGRLGYLAAAPAVVDALLLVRLPYHLSVVTQAAARAALRHADATLKSVATLAAERDRVAESLRELGFSPVPSDANFILFGQFSDATAAWESYLDAGVLIRDIGIPGHLRVSIGTPEENDTFLRVSKEVPR, encoded by the coding sequence GTGAGCGTGAGCAAGAGCACGGACGTCACGCTCGACCAGCTGCCCCTGCGTGACGACCTGCGGGGCAAGAGCCCGTACGGTGCGCCGCAACTCGACGTGCCGGTACGGCTGAACACCAACGAGAATCCCTTCCCGCCGCCCGCCGAGCTCGTCGACGACGTGGCTGAGGCCGTGCGGGAGGCGGCGAGGAACCTGCACCGCTACCCCGACCGTGACGCCGTCGCGTTGCGGCGGGACCTCGCGGCCTACCTGTCGGCGTCGACGGGCGTGCCGCTGACGGAGCGCCACGTGTGGGCGGCCAACGGCTCCAACGAGATCCTGCAGCAGCTGCTGCAAGCATTCGGCGGTCCGGGGCGTACGGCGCTGGGCTTCGAGCCGTCGTACTCGATGCACTCGATCATCGCCGCGGGGACGCGGACCGACTGGGTGCCCGCACCGCGGCGCGCCGACTTCACACTCGACGCGGAGAAGGCGGCCGCGCTGGTGGCCGAACGCGCGCCCGACGTCGTGTTCATCACCAGCCCCAACAATCCGACGGGCGGGTCGATCCCGCTCGCCGACCTGGAGACCGTGCTGCGGGCCGCTCCGGGGTTGGTCGTGGTCGACGAGGCCTACGCCGAGTTCTCGTCGCAACCGAGTGCCGTGCGGTTGATCGACGACTACCCGACGAAGCTCGTGGTCTCGCGCACGATGAGCAAGGCGTTCGCGTTCGCGGGCGGTCGGCTCGGCTACCTGGCCGCCGCGCCCGCCGTGGTGGACGCGCTCCTGCTGGTGCGCCTGCCCTACCACCTCTCGGTGGTGACCCAGGCCGCCGCCCGTGCCGCGCTGCGGCACGCCGACGCCACGCTGAAGTCGGTGGCCACCCTGGCGGCGGAGCGCGACCGCGTGGCGGAGTCGTTGCGGGAACTCGGGTTCTCGCCGGTTCCCAGCGATGCCAACTTCATCCTCTTCGGACAGTTCTCCGACGCGACCGCGGCTTGGGAGTCCTATCTGGACGCCGGAGTGCTGATCCGGGACATCGGCATTCCGGGTCATCTGCGCGTGTCCATCGGCACGCCCGAGGAGAACGACACCTTTCTACGGGTGAGCAAGGAGGTCCCGCGGTGA
- a CDS encoding sugar phosphate isomerase/epimerase family protein yields MNRLSLNQISTKSWSLPEAVAGCAEAGVEWIGLWRDKVAEVGVAETVRLLKRYGVKVSSLCRGGFLTGVTPEGEPVDGVADTRRAIDEAAALGTDVLVLVVGGIADNDLAASRQRVADAVGELAPYARERGVRLGLEPLHPMQCVDRSVLSTLAQALDLAEEHPAEVVGVVVDEFHVWWDPEVEASIARAGERILGFHVCDPLVPFTDPLLARALPGEGPVDHRGLRSRVEAAGYRGPIEVEVFNAELWSLPGEVALRKVIESYRRHVAEP; encoded by the coding sequence GTGAACCGGCTGAGTCTGAACCAGATCAGCACCAAGTCGTGGTCGCTGCCCGAGGCGGTCGCGGGCTGTGCCGAGGCCGGCGTGGAGTGGATCGGGCTGTGGCGCGACAAGGTCGCCGAAGTCGGCGTCGCCGAGACGGTCCGGTTGCTGAAGCGCTACGGCGTCAAGGTGTCCTCGCTGTGCCGCGGGGGCTTTCTCACCGGGGTGACACCGGAGGGCGAGCCCGTCGACGGCGTGGCCGACACCCGACGGGCCATCGACGAGGCCGCGGCCCTGGGCACGGACGTCCTCGTGCTCGTGGTGGGCGGGATCGCGGACAACGACCTCGCGGCCTCCCGGCAGCGGGTGGCCGACGCCGTGGGCGAGCTCGCCCCGTACGCGCGGGAACGCGGGGTCCGCCTGGGACTCGAACCCTTGCACCCCATGCAGTGCGTCGACCGGTCGGTCCTCTCCACGCTCGCGCAGGCGCTGGACCTCGCCGAGGAGCATCCGGCCGAGGTCGTCGGCGTGGTGGTGGACGAGTTCCACGTGTGGTGGGACCCGGAGGTCGAGGCCTCCATCGCGAGGGCCGGCGAACGCATTTTGGGCTTCCACGTGTGCGACCCGCTCGTGCCGTTCACCGACCCGTTGCTGGCTCGCGCGTTGCCGGGTGAGGGCCCCGTGGACCACCGTGGGCTGCGGTCCCGTGTGGAGGCCGCGGGATACCGGGGGCCCATCGAGGTCGAGGTCTTCAACGCCGAGTTGTGGAGCCTGCCCGGCGAGGTGGCGTTGCGAAAGGTGATCGAGTCGTACCGGCGACATGTCGCCGAGCCTTAG